The bacterium genome includes the window CGAGGTCAATTGCGAAACCGACTTTGTGGCGCGCACGCCTGATTTTCAAGCGTTCGCCAAGGACATCGCCATGCAGATCGCAGCGTCCAATCCCAAGTTTGTTGATCGCAGCGATGTGCCTCAAGAACTGATCGACAAGGAGACCGAGATCTATAAAGAACAGGCCCGTGAACAGGGGAAGCCGGAAAAGATCTGGGATAAATTCGTTCAGGGCAAATTGGAAAAATATTATCAGGAGATTTGTCTACTGGACCAGAGCTTTGTCAAAGACCCCAACAAGATCATTCGCGATCTGTTGACGGAATTGGTCGCCAAGCTGGGCGAGAATATGGCCATTCGAA containing:
- the tsf gene encoding translation elongation factor Ts, encoding MNITADIVKQLREITGAGMMDCKRALAETDGDMEKAVEYLRKKGLQAVEKKAGRQIKEGVIYSYIHPGSRLGVLVEVNCETDFVARTPDFQAFAKDIAMQIAASNPKFVDRSDVPQELIDKETEIYKEQAREQGKPEKIWDKFVQGKLEKYYQEICLLDQSFVKDPNKIIRDLLTELVAKLGENMAIRRFVRFQLGE